The Planctomycetota bacterium region GATGTACGGCACCAACGCCACGATCTGCACCAGCCCCAGCCCCTGCTGCTGCGCCTCCTTCACCAGCCCGACGACGAGCATGAACAGCGTCAGCGCCCCGAGGGCCACGAGGAACACCCGGAGCAGCTCGCGGAGCACGTAGCGCGTGATGATCGTCATGCCGGCCCCCGCGGCATGGGTGGCGTGCCGATCCCCGTCGTCCCGCCGGTGGTGTCGCCGCCCCGCGCCGCCTCGAGCGACCGCATGTAGATCGCGACCGCGGCCGCGATCTCCGCCAGGGCCTCGCCGACCGCCTGCCCGGCGCCGCGCTGGCGGGCCCGGGCGAGATGCTCGAGGGTCCGCAGGCGCTGCGGTTCGTCGAGGCCGTCGGAGGCGGACTCGATGCTGCCCACGATCCCCTCGAGGAGGGCCGGGCGCGGGCTCGAGTCGTACGACCGGTAGGGTGCGCGGCCGAGGCGCCCGCCGGGCTGGAGGACGAAGCGACCGCCGACGTCGGCCGGGAGGAAGCCGAGGATCGCCACCGCCAGCGCGCCGAACGCGACGACCAGCGCCAGCGCGCTGATCGCCCAGCAGACCGGTCGCCACGGTTCCGGAAGCCGCGTCGTGAGGTCGCTCCACGGGCTCACCAGCAGCGACACGAACAGCCCCACGGCCGACGCCGCCAGCGGCCACCAGGCCGGGCGCGTCGGCTGCCGCGGGGTGGGGTCCTCGTCGGTGAGCGGCCAGTCGTCGGCGCGGCGGTGGCGTGGCGACACCTCCTCCGCGCCGGCCCGGGCGACGATCACCGTGACGTTGTCGGGACCGCCACGGATCAGCGCCAGGCCGAGGAGCGTGGCGGCCGCGGCACGCGGCTCGAGCCCGGCCGCGAGGAGGCCGATTTCCTCGTCGGCGACCTGGCCGGAGAGGCCGTCGCTGCAGAGGACGAAGACGTCGCCGGCCTCGACCCCGAACGGGCCCTCGAGGTCGACGTCGACGCACGGATGCGGGCCCATCGAGCGCGTGATGATGTTGCGCGGTGCCGCGCCGGCCTGCACGCGCGACAGTCCGCCGCTGGCCTCGAGATCCCAGACGAGCGAGTGGTCACGCGTCAGTTGGTCGATCGTGCCGCGCCGGACGCGGTACACACGGCTGTCGCCGACATGGGCCACGAGGGCCCCGCGCGGAAGGAGGACGAGCACCGAGCAGGTGGTGCCCATCCCGCGGAACTCGGCGGCGTTCTCGCCGCGCTGGTGGATCTCGCCATTGACCTGCTCCAGCGCCCGCCGCAGGGCCAGGGGGGGCGAATGCTCGGCGGTCTTCTCGTAGACCAGCGGCACCTGGCGCGCGGCGATCGAACTGGCCAGTTCACCGGCGGCATGGGCCCCCATCCCGTCGGCGACGAGGAACAGCCACCCGCGCGCCTGGTACTGCTGGGGGTCGGCGGGGGGGAGAACGGCCCGGGAATCCTGGTTGGAGGCGCGGCGGCGGCCGACGTCGGACAGGTCGTGACAGACGAGGCTCGTGCCGTATCCCACGCCTTGTCCCGCCTGGGTGTACCGTCAGGAATTGGGGAACGGCGGGATTCTAACCCCGGCGACCCGGCCGTCGCGATACGGCTCGACGGACGAACTGTCCGTGGACAAAGCCCTCCATGGCCTTTGTCCACTGAGGCGACCGCGGGAAACGCCGAGGGTTTCCCGGGTCGCCGTCGGCCGCATCCGGCGGCCGATCACTTTTTTCCACGGGCTGCTAACCGGGTCCGGCCCGGATGATCTGGTGGGGTACCGCGGCGCCTGCTAGGGTCCGCGCCATGGCCATCCCCTGCCCGCCGCCGTCCGCCGCTGCCCGCCGCCCGTTTCCGGCCCGTGCCCTCGCGGTCGCTGCGGTGCTGGGCCTCCTCACCGGTGCCGGTGGCTGCGTGCAGCGGCGGATGACGATCCGCAGCACTCCCCCGGGGGCACTGGTCTACGTCGATGATTATCAGCTCGGCCAGGCGCCGGTATCGACCGACTTCATTTATTACGGCACCCGCAAAATCCGTCTGGTCAAGGATGGCTACGAAACGCTCACCGTCCGCCAGCCGTTCCCCCATCCGTGGTACCAGGTGTTCCCCCTCGACTTCGTCACCGAGAACCTCTGGCCATGGGAGATCCGCGACGAGCGCGTCGTCGATCTGACGATGGTTCCCGCCGCGGCGATCCCCGCCGAGGACGTCGCCGCCCGTGCCGAGCAGGCCCGGCTCGCCGCCGGTAGCCTGCCGACTCCGCCACCGCTGGCCCCACGGCTCGCTCCGGCCCCGGTGCCCGCGCCGAGCCCGGCGTTCGGCCCGGCAGGTTCGCCGCCTCCACCACCGCTGTCGTTCCCGCAGCCGGCCCTGCAAGCGCCTCTGCAAAACGCCCCCGGGCAGGGGCTACCGAGCCTCGGCGCTCCGCCGCTCATGCAATAATCGGGCATGCGGCCGCTGCCCACGCCCCCTTCCCGAGATCGCGCCGACCTCGACCGGGTCAAGCTCGCGCGTCTGCGGGAGCTCCTCGGGACGGTGCTTCCCGCCAACCGCTTCTACGCCAGCAAGCTCGGCGCCCGCCGAGCACCGACAGCGCTTGCCGACCTGGCCGACTGGCCGTTCACCACCAAGGAGGAGCTCGTCTCCGGCGCCGCCGACTCCGGTCTCCCCGCCAACCTCACCTGGGATCCCGACCGGTATGTGCGCTACCACCAGACCAGCGGCACGCACGGCCGGCCCCTGCCGATCCTCGACGCGGCAGCCGACTGGGAATGGTGGATGGCGTGCTGGCAGACGGTGCTCGGCCGCGGCGCGGTCGGCCCCGGCGACCGCGTGCTGGTCGCCAGTTCGTTCGGGCCGTACCTCGGGTTCTGGAGTGGGTTCGAGGGGGTGATCGCCGCCGGCGCCCTGGCGATCCCGGCGGGGGGGATGTCGTCACAGGCGCGCTTGGCATTGGCCCGGAGCACGAACGCCACCGTGCTGCTGGCGACCCCCAGCTACGCGCTGCACCTGGCGGAGGTGGCCGGCGTTACGGGCGACGACCTGACAACGCTGGCGGTGCGGCTGGTGGTGGTCGCCGGCGAGCCCGGGGGATCGGTGCCGGCGGTGCGCGCGGCGCTGCGGCGCGCGTGGGGGGCGGACGTGCTCGATCACGCCGGTGCCAGCGAGGTCGGGCCGTGGGGCGTCGGCAGCACCGGCGGAGCCATCAACGCGACGCCCGACCTCGAGGTGATCGAGGAGTGGTTCCACCCCGAGTTCATCCCCCTGCCCCCCGCCAGCGCCGACGATCCCGGCGGTCTGGCCGAGTTGGTCCTCACCACGCTCGGCCGTGCCGGGGCGCCGGTGATCCGCTACCGCACCGGCGACATCGTCCGGCCGCGCTGGCCGACGGCGACCGAGGTCGAGGCGGGGGCGTCGCCCTGGGTGCGCCTCGCCGGGGGCGTGCTCGGACGGACCGACGACATGCTCGTCATCCGCGGGGTGAATGTCTTCCCGTCGGCGATCGACGGGATCGTCCGCGCCTTCCCCGACGTCGTCGAGTACCGGCTCACGGTCGATCGCGACGGCGCCCTCGACCGGCTCGCCGTCGAGATCGAGGACCGGCTCCACGCGCCGGCGCGCGTCGCCGACGAGCTGCACATCCGTCTCGGCCTGCGCGTCGACGTCACCGAGGTGCCGGCCGGGGCGCTGCCGCGCTGCGAAGGGAAGGGGCGCCGGGTCGTCGACCGGCGCCGGCACCGCTGACCGTCCGGTCTGTCCCGACCCCATCCCCGAGGAGCCGAGATGGCCAGCCCGTTTCCCACGTCGGTCGCCCGCACACCGCGCGGCGACATCGCCATCGAGTGGTCCGACGGCCTCCGCGCCGAATACTCGCCGCGCTTGCTCCGCGACGCCTGCCCGTGTGCCACCTGCCGCGAGCGGCGCGGGGCGGCGCCACCCGCGGCACCACTGCTCCCCGTGCTCGCGCCGGCCGATCTGGTCCCGTTGGCGGTGGCCACGATGCGTCCGGTCGGGCAGTATGCCTACGGAATCGAGTTCACCGACGGTCACGCCAGCGGGATCTACACGCTCGACTACCTCCATGAGCTGGGGGGTGGGGCGGCGCCGGGGCGCACCTCGACGCCGGCCGCCGACTGAGCCAGGCCC contains the following coding sequences:
- a CDS encoding PEGA domain-containing protein, whose product is MAIPCPPPSAAARRPFPARALAVAAVLGLLTGAGGCVQRRMTIRSTPPGALVYVDDYQLGQAPVSTDFIYYGTRKIRLVKDGYETLTVRQPFPHPWYQVFPLDFVTENLWPWEIRDERVVDLTMVPAAAIPAEDVAARAEQARLAAGSLPTPPPLAPRLAPAPVPAPSPAFGPAGSPPPPPLSFPQPALQAPLQNAPGQGLPSLGAPPLMQ
- a CDS encoding phenylacetate--CoA ligase, whose product is MRPLPTPPSRDRADLDRVKLARLRELLGTVLPANRFYASKLGARRAPTALADLADWPFTTKEELVSGAADSGLPANLTWDPDRYVRYHQTSGTHGRPLPILDAAADWEWWMACWQTVLGRGAVGPGDRVLVASSFGPYLGFWSGFEGVIAAGALAIPAGGMSSQARLALARSTNATVLLATPSYALHLAEVAGVTGDDLTTLAVRLVVVAGEPGGSVPAVRAALRRAWGADVLDHAGASEVGPWGVGSTGGAINATPDLEVIEEWFHPEFIPLPPASADDPGGLAELVLTTLGRAGAPVIRYRTGDIVRPRWPTATEVEAGASPWVRLAGGVLGRTDDMLVIRGVNVFPSAIDGIVRAFPDVVEYRLTVDRDGALDRLAVEIEDRLHAPARVADELHIRLGLRVDVTEVPAGALPRCEGKGRRVVDRRRHR
- a CDS encoding DUF971 domain-containing protein, which encodes MASPFPTSVARTPRGDIAIEWSDGLRAEYSPRLLRDACPCATCRERRGAAPPAAPLLPVLAPADLVPLAVATMRPVGQYAYGIEFTDGHASGIYTLDYLHELGGGAAPGRTSTPAAD